One genomic segment of Magnetococcales bacterium includes these proteins:
- a CDS encoding diguanylate cyclase, with the protein MNFFNRLLIWQKFTLGFIIIGFFFSGIVIVYHFSMKQVEESYEQLIDVDFTRFTLGYQISHSLAQMRDVEYNFRINPSDSLAEDHQNYFKDFLDKLARLTSLEEKSGNEEDLKAPKGIFKQINVYRDAFTATVNAWKVKGFNDHAGLRKKILDDAQRFEQIFKQVNNIWDALYQIRHYENAYLRTKNKDYAEHLPRLIDEIQQKLVANAVSDDKAAADSLATYQKDFLAMVEQDSLIQERIETMEEANQAIEFLVEYHFGRVKEDMKKASGATQKFGRDRTRLAFIMASVLILLMILIAFLLVNSLVHPISKVTKAMLHVAGGNMDSQVPVMGSDELGQMATIFNQMARQLSDAHTGLQNEQEKLMTILLSAREGIIGTNRDGKVVLVNPAALRLLGKTEEKIIEDGFLHILDDPDYVQKFLERSGFDMPEIVVYGGKVLHFFAASIKDKTGEIVGSAALIRDVTEEKKLEQMLRDLSYTDGLTKLLNRRRFDELLLAEFQRARRYGLSVGLLLFDVDHFKKFNDTYGHDQGDRVLQAIAVTMKNSFRDVDFCCRYGGEEFCIITPNTSMPGLFIAADRFREKVEAQVIDGLKVTISIGAVAYPLHIPDIQGPAEMLKAADDALYVAKKSGRNQVCVAQQKEKEA; encoded by the coding sequence ATGAATTTTTTCAACAGGCTGCTGATCTGGCAAAAATTTACTCTCGGATTTATCATCATCGGTTTCTTCTTTTCCGGTATCGTCATTGTTTACCATTTCAGCATGAAACAGGTGGAAGAGAGTTATGAACAATTGATTGATGTGGATTTTACCAGATTTACCCTGGGATACCAAATATCCCATTCTCTCGCCCAGATGAGAGATGTGGAATACAATTTTCGGATCAACCCGAGCGATTCTCTTGCGGAAGATCATCAAAACTATTTCAAGGATTTTTTGGATAAACTCGCCAGACTGACCTCGCTGGAAGAGAAATCCGGCAATGAAGAGGACTTGAAAGCTCCCAAAGGCATTTTCAAGCAAATCAACGTTTATCGGGATGCTTTTACCGCCACGGTCAATGCCTGGAAGGTCAAGGGGTTCAACGATCACGCCGGGTTGCGTAAAAAAATACTGGATGATGCACAAAGGTTTGAGCAAATATTCAAGCAGGTTAATAATATTTGGGATGCTCTCTATCAGATTCGTCACTATGAGAATGCTTATCTGCGGACCAAAAATAAAGACTATGCCGAACATCTTCCCAGGCTGATTGACGAGATTCAGCAGAAGCTTGTCGCCAACGCGGTTTCCGACGACAAGGCAGCGGCTGACAGTCTCGCAACATACCAGAAGGATTTCCTGGCCATGGTGGAACAGGACAGCCTGATCCAGGAACGCATCGAAACCATGGAGGAGGCCAACCAGGCGATTGAATTTTTGGTTGAGTATCATTTCGGGCGGGTCAAAGAGGATATGAAAAAGGCCTCTGGTGCCACGCAAAAGTTTGGCCGGGACCGGACCAGACTGGCCTTTATCATGGCTAGTGTATTAATATTGTTGATGATTTTAATCGCGTTTCTTCTTGTCAACAGTCTGGTTCACCCGATTTCCAAGGTGACGAAAGCCATGCTCCATGTGGCCGGAGGCAACATGGATTCCCAGGTTCCGGTGATGGGCAGCGACGAACTGGGACAAATGGCAACGATTTTCAATCAAATGGCCCGTCAATTGTCCGATGCTCACACCGGGTTGCAAAATGAACAGGAAAAATTGATGACCATCCTGCTCAGTGCCCGGGAGGGGATCATCGGCACCAATCGGGATGGCAAGGTGGTCCTGGTCAATCCGGCAGCCCTGCGACTGCTGGGAAAAACTGAAGAAAAAATCATCGAAGATGGATTTCTGCACATATTGGACGATCCGGATTATGTGCAGAAATTTTTGGAAAGATCCGGCTTCGACATGCCGGAAATCGTCGTCTACGGCGGAAAGGTTTTGCACTTTTTTGCGGCATCGATCAAGGACAAGACCGGGGAAATTGTGGGTTCCGCAGCCCTGATCCGGGATGTGACCGAAGAAAAAAAACTGGAACAAATGTTGCGGGATCTTTCCTACACCGATGGTTTGACGAAACTTCTCAATCGACGCCGCTTCGACGAACTGCTGCTGGCAGAGTTTCAGCGGGCACGGCGGTATGGTCTGTCCGTGGGACTGTTGCTGTTCGATGTGGATCATTTCAAAAAGTTCAATGATACCTATGGCCATGATCAGGGCGACCGGGTCTTGCAGGCAATTGCCGTGACCATGAAAAATTCATTTCGGGATGTCGATTTTTGTTGCCGGTATGGTGGCGAGGAATTTTGTATCATCACCCCCAACACTTCCATGCCCGGTCTTTTCATCGCCGCCGACCGTTTTCGGGAAAAGGTGGAGGCCCAGGTGATCGACGGTCTCAAGGTCACGATCAGCATCGGAGCCGTTGCCTACCCGTTGCATATTCCGGATATCCAGGGACCGGCGGAAATGTTGAAAGCTGCGGATGACGCCTTGTATGTTGCAAAAAAATCAGGGCGCAATCAGGTGTGTGTCGCCCAACAAAAAGAAAAAGAAGCGTAG
- a CDS encoding FIST C-terminal domain-containing protein, with the protein MEIRQVQFNKGAFATLLLEPLQKLEPMLVLVFADKKYFMDPVVISALLAAFPTAHCVGVSTAGEISNQGVREASCVITAVRFAQGSVRVATAEVSSPDASRQSGILAGKGLPEQDLRAVLLFAPGKAVNGCALVAGVSSVVGTDMTIVGGLAWDAHTDQQTLAISANKITTQQVVAVGLYGLSLKIRSCSQGGWVPFGPLRKVTRCEGNVLLELDGEPALDLYNRYLGNYAKDLPDSGLRFPFEMRHSNSATSGLIRTVLDIDRQRGGVILGGDVDPNGHMRLMHVTTAKLVSGAGQAAACILKDDPERRPGLGLLISCAGRKLIMGDQIADEWEVVHNTLGRHITVTGFYAHGEIGPLGTTRTCKLHNQTMTIALITENT; encoded by the coding sequence ATGGAAATCAGACAAGTGCAATTCAACAAAGGGGCTTTCGCCACCCTGCTGCTGGAGCCGTTGCAAAAACTGGAGCCGATGCTCGTACTTGTGTTTGCCGACAAAAAATATTTCATGGACCCCGTGGTGATCTCCGCGCTTCTTGCAGCCTTTCCAACGGCCCATTGCGTGGGTGTATCGACCGCAGGCGAAATTTCCAATCAGGGCGTGCGCGAAGCGTCGTGTGTGATCACCGCCGTGCGCTTCGCCCAGGGCAGCGTCCGGGTCGCCACCGCCGAGGTCTCCTCTCCCGATGCATCCAGACAGAGCGGCATTCTGGCAGGCAAAGGGTTGCCGGAACAGGATTTGCGGGCCGTGCTGCTGTTTGCGCCCGGCAAAGCGGTCAATGGCTGCGCCCTGGTCGCCGGCGTGAGCAGCGTGGTCGGAACCGACATGACCATCGTCGGTGGATTGGCATGGGATGCCCACACCGATCAACAAACCCTGGCAATCTCCGCCAACAAAATTACCACACAACAGGTGGTTGCCGTGGGTCTTTATGGACTGTCTCTCAAAATTCGCAGTTGCTCCCAAGGCGGCTGGGTGCCTTTTGGCCCCTTGCGCAAGGTGACACGCTGTGAAGGCAATGTGCTGCTGGAATTGGATGGCGAACCGGCGCTGGACCTCTACAACCGCTATCTGGGCAACTACGCCAAGGATCTGCCAGACTCCGGATTGCGCTTTCCCTTCGAGATGCGCCACTCCAACTCGGCCACCTCCGGTTTGATTCGCACGGTCCTCGATATCGACCGCCAACGCGGCGGTGTCATTCTGGGAGGAGACGTCGATCCGAATGGTCACATGCGTCTCATGCATGTCACCACCGCCAAACTGGTAAGTGGTGCCGGACAAGCGGCTGCTTGCATCCTGAAAGACGACCCGGAAAGACGTCCGGGACTGGGTTTGCTGATCAGTTGTGCAGGTCGCAAACTCATCATGGGCGACCAGATTGCCGACGAATGGGAGGTTGTTCACAACACCCTGGGTCGGCATATTACAGTAACAGGGTTTTACGCCCATGGCGAAATCGGACCTCTGGGAACAACCCGAACCTGCAAGCTGCATAACCAGACCATGACCATTGCCCTGATCACCGAGAATACGTGA
- a CDS encoding tyrosine--tRNA ligase, giving the protein MTNETDGMNSAANTDIETQIRALMFGADFGDPQLGRNMERELRERLHRARKENRPLRVYAGYDPSGPDIHLGHTITLRKLRLFQDFGHDVTFLIGTFTAQVGDTSDKTSGRPRKTREEVQAASQTYAEQCFKILDRDRIQVRYNGDWLEKMTLADVIGLSSNFTVQQFLARDNYKKRLEAGNPVGLHEFLYALLQGYDAVHLQCDVQLGATDQLFNIMAGRKLQEAHGQLPCICLTYPILVGTDGKMRMSKSAGNYIGLAESPETQFGKTMSLSDETMLDFMRLVTRWTPDQVETYRSQVADGRLHPMAMKKILAREVVAMYHGEAAAEQAQIHFEHVHQKQNLPESMPEFHVVPGMNLIEFLAARQLIGSKSQARRLMDGAGLKIDGEPVRDYNATLERACVLQVGKRGFYQIRMDT; this is encoded by the coding sequence ATGACCAATGAAACAGACGGAATGAATTCAGCAGCCAACACGGACATTGAGACTCAGATCCGGGCATTGATGTTTGGCGCGGATTTTGGGGATCCGCAACTGGGCCGCAACATGGAACGGGAGCTGCGGGAGCGGTTGCACCGGGCACGAAAGGAAAACCGGCCATTGCGTGTTTATGCGGGATACGATCCCAGCGGGCCGGATATTCATTTGGGACACACCATCACCTTGCGCAAACTGCGCCTGTTCCAGGATTTTGGCCACGATGTCACCTTTTTGATCGGGACCTTCACGGCCCAGGTTGGTGACACGAGCGACAAGACCAGTGGTCGCCCGCGCAAAACCCGGGAAGAGGTCCAGGCCGCATCCCAGACCTATGCCGAACAATGTTTCAAAATTTTGGACAGGGATCGGATCCAGGTTCGGTACAACGGTGATTGGCTGGAAAAAATGACCCTGGCGGATGTGATCGGCCTCAGCTCGAATTTTACGGTGCAACAATTTCTTGCCCGGGATAATTACAAAAAACGCCTGGAGGCCGGCAATCCCGTGGGGTTGCATGAGTTCTTGTATGCGCTGTTGCAAGGGTATGATGCCGTGCATTTGCAATGTGATGTGCAGTTGGGGGCCACGGATCAGCTTTTCAACATCATGGCGGGTCGCAAGCTTCAGGAAGCCCATGGTCAACTGCCCTGCATCTGTCTGACCTATCCCATTCTGGTGGGTACCGATGGCAAAATGCGGATGTCGAAAAGTGCCGGCAACTATATTGGCCTTGCCGAATCTCCGGAAACCCAGTTTGGCAAGACCATGAGTCTGTCGGATGAGACCATGTTGGATTTCATGCGTCTGGTGACCCGCTGGACCCCGGACCAGGTGGAAACGTATCGCTCCCAGGTGGCTGATGGTCGGCTGCATCCCATGGCGATGAAAAAAATATTGGCCCGGGAAGTGGTTGCCATGTACCACGGCGAGGCGGCTGCGGAGCAGGCCCAGATTCATTTCGAGCATGTCCACCAAAAGCAGAATCTGCCCGAGTCGATGCCCGAGTTTCACGTTGTTCCGGGTATGAATCTCATTGAATTTTTGGCAGCCAGGCAATTGATTGGTTCCAAAAGCCAGGCCCGGCGCTTGATGGATGGTGCCGGCCTGAAAATCGATGGTGAACCGGTGCGGGATTACAATGCCACTTTGGAGCGTGCCTGTGTGTTGCAGGTTGGCAAGAGAGGTTTTTACCAGATCCGGATGGATACATAG
- a CDS encoding flavin reductase family protein, which yields MEIDLRGLSANQVYYHMNQTLVPRPIAWVLTENSLGGLNLAPFSYFNGVSSDPPLIMLAIGLKADGTPKDTRANILARKDFVVHIPSWEHRVMVNDSSASLPETVSEVERLALATVPFPGCRLPRLATCRVAFGCQFYSQQEIGPESLAMILGRVETIHLDDAVAERDAKGRLLVNTGGIDPLARLGGGEYARLGESCPLGRPRV from the coding sequence ATGGAGATTGATTTGCGGGGCTTGTCGGCCAATCAGGTATACTACCATATGAATCAAACCCTGGTTCCGCGTCCCATTGCCTGGGTGTTGACGGAAAATTCCTTGGGGGGACTCAATCTGGCCCCGTTTTCCTACTTCAATGGCGTGAGCAGTGATCCTCCTTTGATCATGTTGGCCATCGGTTTGAAGGCGGATGGGACTCCCAAGGACACCCGGGCCAATATTCTGGCCCGGAAAGATTTTGTCGTGCATATCCCTTCCTGGGAACACAGGGTCATGGTCAACGACAGTTCGGCATCTTTGCCGGAAACTGTATCGGAGGTGGAACGACTGGCCTTGGCGACGGTTCCTTTTCCCGGGTGTCGTCTTCCCCGGTTGGCCACCTGTCGGGTGGCATTCGGCTGTCAATTTTATTCACAACAGGAGATCGGACCGGAATCCCTGGCCATGATTCTGGGGCGTGTGGAAACCATCCATCTCGATGATGCCGTTGCCGAACGGGATGCCAAAGGACGCTTGTTGGTCAATACCGGGGGGATCGATCCATTGGCCCGCCTGGGAGGAGGAGAGTATGCCCGCCTGGGGGAGAGTTGTCCTCTTGGGCGACCAAGAGTGTGA
- a CDS encoding diguanylate cyclase yields the protein MTTGKETLLVVDDERLNLNVLKDLLEPDYDLLLAKSGEQALQRVLSTPPPDLILLDIMMPGIDGYQVLQRLKADPVLQEIPVIFITAMGEIEDETKGLAMGAVDYITKPISPSIVQARIKTHLALRRSLVAQQDLNKEMRQLNAQLEEKNNQLLELNTILQNMAMLDGLTGIPNRRHFDQQLEQEWHRALRDQTPVSLILMDIDFFKPFNDHYGHAAGDACLRQVAQALAHTMTRTIDLVARYGGEEFVCILPGTDLDGLAVVGNKLRENIRALGLAHHHSKVANHVTISLGGISMIPSHDLSPTSLVKAADARLYQAKNEGRDRLVCARESP from the coding sequence ATGACAACAGGCAAGGAGACTCTCCTGGTCGTCGATGATGAACGCTTGAACCTGAATGTGCTGAAGGATTTGCTGGAGCCGGACTATGACCTCTTGTTGGCCAAGAGCGGCGAACAGGCTTTGCAACGGGTTCTTTCCACCCCACCCCCCGATCTGATCTTGTTGGATATCATGATGCCCGGTATCGATGGTTATCAGGTGTTGCAGCGGCTGAAGGCCGATCCCGTCTTGCAGGAAATTCCAGTCATCTTCATCACGGCCATGGGTGAAATCGAGGATGAAACCAAAGGGTTGGCCATGGGGGCCGTGGATTATATCACCAAACCCATTTCCCCCTCGATTGTGCAGGCACGCATCAAAACCCATCTGGCCCTGCGCAGAAGCCTGGTTGCCCAGCAGGACCTGAACAAGGAGATGCGGCAGCTCAACGCCCAATTGGAGGAGAAGAATAATCAACTTTTGGAATTGAATACCATCCTGCAAAACATGGCCATGCTGGATGGTTTGACGGGGATTCCCAACCGTCGCCATTTCGACCAGCAGTTGGAACAGGAGTGGCACCGAGCCTTGCGTGATCAGACCCCTGTGTCATTGATTCTGATGGATATCGATTTTTTCAAGCCCTTCAACGACCATTATGGACATGCGGCAGGTGATGCATGTCTCAGGCAGGTGGCCCAGGCTCTGGCCCACACCATGACCCGGACCATCGATCTGGTGGCCCGTTATGGCGGCGAGGAGTTTGTCTGCATTCTCCCCGGAACCGATCTGGATGGCCTGGCCGTGGTCGGCAATAAACTGCGCGAAAACATCCGGGCACTGGGTCTGGCGCACCACCACTCCAAGGTGGCCAATCATGTCACCATCAGCCTTGGCGGAATCAGCATGATTCCTTCCCACGACCTCTCCCCCACCAGCCTGGTCAAGGCAGCGGACGCCCGTTTATACCAGGCCAAAAACGAAGGCAGGGACCGATTGGTCTGTGCCAGGGAGTCACCGTGA
- a CDS encoding c-type cytochrome, with protein sequence MPMLVVSMALGFGCVAGTAQAEMDAVTALEVLKRNDCTKCHSVQKSKNGPSYTKVAKKYKGDAQAEEKLFKHLTSNPKVKLEDGTEENHKKTDFDTPEHLREFIRWILSL encoded by the coding sequence ATGCCCATGCTGGTCGTGAGTATGGCTCTTGGCTTTGGCTGCGTGGCCGGAACGGCCCAGGCGGAAATGGACGCCGTCACGGCCCTTGAAGTATTGAAACGCAATGATTGTACAAAATGCCACTCCGTGCAAAAATCAAAAAACGGTCCTTCGTACACCAAGGTTGCCAAAAAATACAAAGGCGACGCCCAGGCTGAAGAAAAACTGTTTAAACATTTAACCAGCAATCCAAAAGTCAAACTTGAAGATGGCACTGAGGAAAATCACAAAAAAACAGATTTTGACACTCCGGAACACCTCAGAGAATTCATTCGCTGGATTTTGTCGCTATAG
- a CDS encoding DmsE family decaheme c-type cytochrome: MLRHAVGVCLGIGLFLSVATAVAGEDTRGDDGKTGNDKKVRQDAVMRGDAECTFCHDEEDSTSLLAIGKTKHGTLADSRTPTCTSCHGASREHLKKESGQDKRPKPDITYGRRSPKIRPDARIDENFGNFKTTDTPAATINKTCMTCHQGDKLLFWSSSAHVKQEVACTNCHDIHTDHDRVLDKRSQPSVCFGCHKTQRAMFNRPSHHPVPEGKMSCSNCHNPHGSTGHKSLRWDSINETCYQCHMEKRGPFLHMHPPVAENCLICHNPHGTVVADLLNYRPPYLCQNCHSSTTHRGQVPGLPGVRTTNMSQLGTVARGCVKCHVNIHGSNSTENATRTGRFQR, translated from the coding sequence ATGTTACGCCATGCAGTGGGGGTTTGTTTGGGTATCGGGTTGTTTCTGAGTGTTGCGACGGCTGTCGCTGGTGAAGATACCAGAGGCGACGACGGCAAGACTGGGAATGACAAGAAAGTACGACAGGATGCCGTGATGCGGGGAGATGCCGAATGCACTTTCTGTCACGATGAAGAGGATTCCACATCTTTATTGGCCATTGGCAAGACGAAGCACGGCACCCTGGCGGACAGCCGAACGCCGACCTGTACGAGTTGCCATGGTGCCAGTCGGGAACATTTAAAGAAGGAATCCGGGCAGGATAAGCGCCCCAAACCTGACATCACCTATGGGCGCCGCTCACCCAAAATTCGACCCGATGCCCGCATTGACGAAAATTTTGGCAATTTCAAGACCACCGATACCCCGGCGGCCACCATCAACAAGACCTGTATGACCTGTCATCAGGGTGACAAGCTCCTGTTCTGGTCAAGCAGTGCCCATGTCAAGCAGGAAGTGGCCTGCACCAATTGCCATGATATTCACACCGATCATGATCGGGTGTTGGACAAGCGCAGTCAGCCCAGCGTCTGTTTTGGTTGCCACAAGACCCAGCGGGCCATGTTCAACAGGCCTTCGCATCATCCTGTTCCGGAAGGAAAAATGTCCTGTTCCAACTGCCACAATCCCCATGGTTCGACAGGGCATAAATCCCTGCGCTGGGACAGCATCAATGAGACCTGCTACCAGTGTCACATGGAAAAACGGGGTCCTTTCCTGCACATGCATCCACCCGTGGCGGAAAATTGCCTCATCTGCCACAACCCGCATGGCACCGTCGTGGCCGACCTGCTCAACTACCGTCCCCCGTATTTGTGCCAGAATTGTCACAGCAGCACCACCCATCGAGGTCAGGTTCCGGGTTTGCCGGGTGTCCGGACCACAAACATGTCACAACTTGGGACGGTGGCACGGGGTTGTGTGAAATGCCATGTCAATATTCATGGCAGTAACAGCACCGAAAATGCAACAAGAACCGGACGTTTCCAACGCTGA
- a CDS encoding PAS domain S-box protein, translating into MHRLLRRQIQKALNLDEESDVDVFLAQYTAQTGTGTTGLLPSLDVIQFLQNVSTTYERYERDLALCDRSLNLSSEELYQLNERLSHELASQSKVLASLKQTANQLLQAAGQPPLKEDFVGLESLTQLMSEMVRQREQTQKDLAETLSQMKRAIIEKAANAIVTIDTSGQIHSFNAAAERLFGHPAHRIIGQNVKQLMPNQYHEAHDLGLAKCLQHGSSHIIGVATELEGKRADGSIVPVELMVSEMMVGSVRMFVGIMTDITLRKQSENKLRRSEATIRAIVETAVNGIVTINVQGEVRSFNPAAEALFGYTAQEVIGQNVNILMPSPYREEHDQYLRNYLSGGERKIIGVGREVKGRRRDGSTFPLNLAVSEMGVGGERMFVGILTDLTARKAVEQALVDAREAADQANRMKGDFLANMSHEIRTPMNAIMGMTHLALQTHLTDKQREYLKKIQYSSRNLLGIINDILDFSKIDAGKLTMENIVFRLDEVLDHLAGMLGVKAEEKKLALHISCPDSVPNRLVGDPLRLGQILINLGNNAVKFTEQGQILIAVEQPDTADQKVQLRFTVQDTGIGMTREQQTRLFQPFIQADTSTTRRYGGTGLGLSICKRLVSLMGGDIQVASQPGIGSTFHFTAWFGCAPPTADTADKPAPRQFPKSGRCPARTRDGEAIHGILGAHVLLVEDNPLNQQVATELLEANGLFVTLARNGTESLQHIEKQQFDLVLLDIQMPDMDGYTVARRMRQHPQCKTLPILAMTAHAMAGDREKCLAAGMDDHIAKPIDPDLLFAALTTWIAAREKTKQSFHGCPVVTPEHETNNGIMVFDRTTGLRQVGGKRDFFDKLLRDFFRDYQQVAIRVRALLTGGDVPATLHLVHTLKGVAGTLGAKQLSEAARRLETALKTKQVDAYEGLMADLEHQTAVLMRELAPLLHQETSRQIDHAAAAVENSVDVTIVTPIFRNLAYLLRSGNSKSAAKLAELRALMENPTSAPLPELETCIEDYEFETALTCLTAWATRLHIDLE; encoded by the coding sequence ATGCACCGCCTCCTGCGCCGGCAGATCCAAAAAGCCTTGAATCTGGACGAAGAAAGTGATGTGGATGTTTTTCTGGCACAATACACCGCCCAGACCGGGACAGGTACCACCGGTTTGCTGCCCAGCCTGGATGTCATCCAGTTCCTCCAGAATGTCAGCACGACCTACGAACGATACGAGCGCGATCTGGCCTTGTGTGACCGCAGCCTGAATCTGTCGTCGGAAGAACTGTACCAGCTCAATGAACGCTTGAGTCACGAACTCGCATCACAATCGAAAGTATTGGCATCCCTCAAGCAAACGGCCAATCAGTTGTTGCAAGCCGCAGGTCAACCCCCGCTGAAAGAGGATTTCGTGGGGCTGGAATCCCTGACCCAATTGATGTCCGAAATGGTCCGGCAGCGTGAACAGACACAAAAAGATCTGGCGGAAACCCTCTCCCAGATGAAACGTGCCATCATCGAGAAAGCGGCCAACGCGATTGTCACCATCGACACATCGGGTCAGATACACTCTTTCAACGCTGCCGCCGAGCGCCTGTTCGGCCATCCGGCCCATCGCATCATCGGACAAAATGTCAAACAACTCATGCCAAACCAATATCATGAGGCACATGACCTTGGCCTTGCAAAATGCCTGCAACACGGCTCCAGTCACATCATCGGCGTGGCCACCGAGCTGGAAGGCAAACGCGCCGACGGCAGCATCGTGCCTGTCGAGCTGATGGTCAGCGAAATGATGGTGGGGAGCGTCCGCATGTTCGTCGGCATCATGACGGATATCACCCTGCGCAAACAATCGGAAAACAAACTGCGTCGCAGTGAGGCCACCATTCGTGCCATTGTCGAAACGGCCGTCAACGGCATCGTCACCATCAACGTCCAGGGTGAAGTGCGATCATTCAATCCGGCAGCGGAAGCCTTGTTCGGTTACACGGCTCAGGAGGTCATTGGCCAAAACGTCAACATCCTCATGCCCTCCCCTTATCGCGAAGAACATGATCAATATTTGCGTAACTACTTGTCGGGAGGGGAACGCAAAATCATCGGGGTCGGTCGCGAAGTGAAGGGTCGTCGCCGGGATGGCAGCACATTTCCCCTGAATCTGGCGGTCAGCGAAATGGGCGTCGGCGGGGAACGCATGTTCGTGGGTATCCTGACCGATCTGACCGCCCGCAAAGCCGTCGAACAGGCCCTCGTCGACGCCAGGGAGGCCGCAGATCAGGCCAACCGCATGAAAGGCGATTTTCTGGCCAACATGAGTCACGAAATTCGCACCCCGATGAATGCCATCATGGGCATGACGCACCTGGCCCTGCAAACCCACCTGACGGATAAGCAACGAGAATATTTAAAGAAAATTCAATATTCCTCCCGCAACCTGCTGGGCATCATCAACGACATTCTCGATTTCTCCAAGATCGATGCCGGCAAATTGACCATGGAAAACATCGTGTTTCGTCTGGATGAGGTCCTGGATCATCTGGCCGGCATGCTTGGCGTCAAGGCCGAGGAAAAAAAACTGGCACTGCACATCTCCTGCCCCGACAGTGTGCCCAACAGGCTGGTTGGAGACCCTCTGCGTCTTGGCCAGATTCTGATCAACCTCGGAAACAATGCTGTCAAGTTCACCGAGCAGGGACAGATCCTGATCGCCGTGGAACAGCCGGATACCGCCGATCAGAAAGTTCAACTGCGCTTCACGGTGCAGGATACCGGTATCGGCATGACCAGGGAACAACAAACCAGACTTTTCCAACCCTTCATTCAGGCAGACACCTCCACCACGCGCCGGTACGGCGGGACCGGTCTGGGACTCTCCATCTGCAAACGACTGGTGTCGTTGATGGGGGGAGACATCCAGGTGGCAAGCCAGCCGGGTATTGGCAGCACCTTTCATTTCACCGCCTGGTTCGGTTGTGCCCCACCGACCGCCGACACTGCCGATAAACCAGCACCCAGACAATTCCCGAAATCTGGCCGATGTCCAGCCAGAACCCGCGATGGCGAAGCCATCCACGGTATCCTGGGGGCACATGTTTTGCTGGTCGAGGACAACCCGCTCAACCAACAGGTTGCCACAGAACTTCTGGAAGCCAACGGCCTGTTCGTGACCCTGGCCCGTAACGGTACGGAATCATTGCAACACATTGAAAAACAACAGTTCGATCTGGTTCTTCTGGATATCCAGATGCCGGATATGGACGGATACACCGTGGCACGCAGGATGCGCCAACATCCGCAATGCAAAACGTTGCCCATCCTGGCCATGACCGCACATGCCATGGCGGGAGATCGGGAAAAATGTCTGGCCGCCGGCATGGATGACCATATCGCCAAACCCATTGATCCTGATCTGCTCTTCGCTGCTTTGACAACCTGGATTGCCGCCAGGGAAAAGACGAAACAATCCTTCCATGGCTGCCCCGTTGTCACACCAGAACATGAAACAAACAATGGAATTATGGTCTTCGACAGGACAACCGGTCTGCGTCAGGTCGGCGGCAAACGGGATTTTTTCGATAAATTGTTGCGCGATTTTTTCCGGGATTACCAGCAAGTGGCCATCCGCGTGCGCGCCCTGTTGACTGGCGGAGATGTGCCAGCCACCCTGCATCTGGTCCATACCCTCAAGGGTGTGGCAGGAACCCTCGGTGCCAAACAACTCAGCGAAGCGGCACGCAGGTTGGAAACAGCCTTGAAGACAAAACAGGTCGATGCCTATGAGGGATTGATGGCTGATCTGGAACATCAGACCGCCGTGCTGATGCGCGAACTCGCTCCCCTGCTCCACCAGGAAACATCCAGACAGATCGATCATGCTGCGGCAGCAGTGGAAAATTCCGTGGATGTGACAATTGTGACGCCGATTTTCCGGAATCTGGCCTACCTGTTGCGCTCCGGCAATTCCAAAAGCGCCGCAAAACTGGCCGAACTGCGCGCACTCATGGAAAATCCAACGTCAGCTCCGTTGCCAGAGTTGGAAACCTGTATCGAGGACTATGAATTCGAAACAGCCCTGACCTGCCTGACCGCCTGGGCAACCCGTCTGCACATCGATCTCGAATGA